In Argonema galeatum A003/A1, one DNA window encodes the following:
- a CDS encoding lipoxygenase family protein, with amino-acid sequence MTPYLPQNDAEPQKRLDWLQRNRADYQFDLDYLPPLSQLDNLPQVENFSGKYIAERLLATSELPVNNLAVNLRSLWDPLDELQDYEDFFPVLPRPKTIKTYQTDDSFCEQRLCGVNPMVLTNIKQLPLNFVEKLQTKFGSSLNLQQELNNGNLYIADYSRLSFVQGGTYERGKSYLPKPVAFFCWRSSGYSDRGQLVPVAIQFNQENGETSNIITPFDHPLTWFKAKLCVQIADGNHHEMSSHLCRTHFVMEPFAIVTARQLAQNHPLGLLLRPHLQFMLANNDLGRKRLINRGGYVDELLGGTLQESLQIVKNAYETWSLDGFALPTEIENRGMDDVERLPHYPYRDDGMLVWNALQKFVTNYLKIYYQTPQDVSQDFELQAWAQELVSPEGGRVKGMRDRIETVEQLVDIVTTIIFTCGPQHAAVNYPQYEYMAFVPNMPLAAYQPITEDLSIPDPKSLMSFLPPPKQAADQLAIVHILSAYRYDKLGYYDNKFQDPQAQAAVDRFQEDLNAVEQEIDLNNKKRLVPYIYLKPSLIPNSISI; translated from the coding sequence ATGACACCTTACCTCCCACAAAATGACGCCGAACCGCAAAAACGACTCGATTGGTTGCAGCGCAATCGTGCAGACTACCAGTTTGACTTAGACTATTTACCTCCTCTGTCCCAGCTCGATAACTTACCCCAGGTAGAAAACTTCTCAGGCAAATATATCGCCGAACGCCTATTAGCCACATCCGAACTTCCCGTCAACAACCTGGCTGTGAATTTGCGATCGCTCTGGGACCCCCTGGATGAACTGCAAGACTACGAGGACTTTTTCCCAGTCCTACCCAGACCGAAAACGATCAAGACCTACCAAACCGACGACTCCTTCTGCGAACAGCGGCTGTGCGGCGTCAATCCTATGGTCTTAACCAATATTAAGCAGTTGCCGCTCAATTTTGTGGAAAAATTGCAAACCAAGTTTGGGTCATCGTTGAACTTACAGCAAGAACTGAATAATGGGAATCTGTATATAGCTGATTACAGTAGGCTTTCGTTTGTGCAAGGAGGCACTTACGAGCGCGGTAAGAGCTATTTGCCGAAGCCGGTGGCCTTTTTTTGCTGGCGAAGTTCTGGCTATAGCGATCGCGGTCAACTTGTACCCGTAGCTATCCAATTTAACCAGGAAAACGGTGAAACGAGCAATATCATTACACCTTTCGATCACCCTTTAACCTGGTTTAAAGCCAAGCTTTGCGTTCAGATTGCTGATGGCAACCACCATGAAATGAGCAGCCATCTGTGCCGCACTCACTTTGTGATGGAACCATTTGCCATTGTTACTGCTAGACAATTAGCTCAAAATCATCCCTTGGGCTTACTGTTAAGACCTCACCTCCAATTCATGTTAGCGAATAATGATTTGGGTCGCAAACGCTTGATCAACAGAGGTGGCTATGTCGATGAATTGCTAGGCGGAACCTTACAAGAGTCGCTGCAAATTGTCAAGAATGCCTATGAAACATGGAGTTTGGATGGGTTTGCCTTGCCGACCGAGATCGAAAATCGCGGCATGGATGACGTGGAAAGGTTGCCTCATTATCCCTATCGGGATGATGGAATGCTAGTCTGGAATGCGCTCCAAAAATTCGTCACCAACTACCTGAAAATTTACTACCAAACGCCGCAGGATGTGAGCCAAGACTTTGAATTACAAGCTTGGGCACAGGAATTGGTTTCGCCGGAAGGTGGACGGGTCAAGGGTATGCGCGATCGCATCGAAACCGTAGAGCAATTGGTTGATATCGTCACCACAATTATCTTCACCTGCGGCCCCCAGCACGCAGCTGTGAACTACCCCCAATACGAGTACATGGCCTTCGTTCCTAATATGCCCCTAGCCGCCTATCAACCGATTACAGAAGATCTTTCCATTCCCGACCCGAAAAGCTTGATGTCTTTTCTTCCACCACCCAAACAGGCGGCTGACCAACTGGCGATCGTACATATACTGTCCGCCTACCGTTATGACAAATTGGGCTACTATGACAATAAGTTCCAAGACCCACAGGCGCAGGCTGCTGTCGATCGATTCCAAGAAGATTTGAACGCAGTGGAACAGGAAATTGATTTGAACAACAAGAAGCGTTTAGTACCTTACATCTACCTCAAACCCTCCCTAATTCCCAACAGCATCAGCATTTAA
- a CDS encoding sulfite exporter TauE/SafE family protein, with the protein MYTSLLILAVAGLFAGILAGFLGIGGGTVLVPFLVALNYTPVQAVGTSSLSILITAISGSIQNWRMGFLSFQKVLAIGFPAVVTAQIGTYIATNIRPYFLLVAFGLLLLLNIYLVNLRQHLTAKEIASSTAEEEVSNSPSEIPNPHSQAEVWELTKIQNSVARIATGGAAGILAGLFGVGGGVIMVPLQILLLGETIKTAIQTSLGVIIITAISACAGHALRGNVLLSEGLMLGFGGFLGAQISTRFLPKLSDEIVSLAFRTLLGVLSIYVFWQAWQSYSKIVLNS; encoded by the coding sequence ATGTATACAAGTTTACTGATTTTGGCTGTTGCTGGGCTGTTTGCGGGAATTCTGGCTGGATTTTTGGGCATAGGCGGCGGTACGGTGCTTGTACCGTTCTTGGTGGCATTGAACTACACCCCAGTGCAAGCGGTTGGCACCAGTAGCCTGTCGATTTTGATCACGGCGATTTCTGGCAGCATACAAAATTGGCGGATGGGCTTTTTAAGCTTCCAAAAGGTGCTGGCGATCGGATTTCCCGCTGTAGTGACCGCACAAATTGGTACTTACATAGCCACCAACATTCGCCCTTATTTCCTGCTGGTGGCGTTTGGACTGCTGCTACTTTTGAACATTTACTTAGTCAATCTACGCCAGCACCTGACTGCTAAAGAAATTGCCAGCAGCACAGCAGAGGAGGAGGTGAGTAATTCCCCATCAGAAATCCCAAATCCGCATTCCCAGGCAGAAGTTTGGGAACTCACCAAAATCCAAAATTCTGTCGCTAGAATTGCCACTGGGGGTGCAGCAGGCATACTGGCAGGTTTGTTTGGAGTTGGTGGAGGTGTGATTATGGTGCCCCTGCAAATTTTGCTTTTAGGAGAAACTATCAAAACTGCGATTCAGACGAGTTTGGGTGTCATCATCATTACAGCTATATCAGCTTGTGCGGGACACGCTTTGCGAGGCAATGTCTTGCTTTCTGAGGGGCTTATGCTGGGATTTGGTGGCTTTTTAGGAGCCCAAATTAGTACGCGCTTTCTACCGAAGTTGTCAGATGAAATCGTCAGCTTAGCCTTTCGGACTCTGTTGGGGGTTTTATCGATTTATGTTTTCTGGCAAGCATGGCAAAGTTATAGCAAAATAGTTTTGAATTCTTAG
- a CDS encoding ion channel encodes MKRRPKLLRIFNRDRPLTRSRDRSLNVIRKGSSHSHWRDPYHLLLTVSWPKFIAIISLYYVVANALFALAYLAGGDCIENAHPGSFSDAFFFSVQTMASIGYGAMYPRTYYANVVVSIEALAGLMGLAMATGLMFARFSRPTARVLFSRVAAIAPHNGVPTLMFRAANERHNQILSAEMRVSLLRDEVTAEGQAMRRFYDMKLLRSKTPIFALTWTIMHPIDEMSPLYGLTAESLAETNLDLVVTLTGLDETVSQTIHARHNFVAQDIRWNMRFVDIFSRMPEGKLAIDYTHFHDVTPV; translated from the coding sequence ATGAAACGTCGCCCTAAATTGCTGCGTATTTTTAATCGCGATCGGCCCTTGACACGATCGCGCGATCGCAGCTTGAATGTCATCCGTAAAGGCTCATCGCACTCGCACTGGCGCGACCCCTACCATTTGCTGCTCACCGTTTCTTGGCCTAAATTTATAGCCATAATTTCTCTGTATTATGTTGTCGCCAACGCACTGTTTGCCCTAGCTTATTTAGCGGGAGGAGATTGTATTGAGAATGCCCATCCGGGCTCATTTTCTGATGCTTTCTTCTTCAGCGTTCAGACAATGGCTTCGATCGGCTACGGGGCTATGTATCCGCGCACATACTACGCGAATGTAGTGGTTTCGATCGAAGCACTAGCGGGTTTGATGGGGTTGGCTATGGCTACGGGACTGATGTTCGCCCGGTTTTCCCGCCCTACCGCAAGAGTGCTATTCAGCCGCGTAGCTGCGATCGCTCCCCATAATGGTGTGCCGACACTGATGTTTCGGGCGGCTAACGAACGCCACAACCAGATTTTGTCAGCCGAGATGCGGGTGAGTTTGCTACGCGATGAAGTTACCGCAGAAGGACAAGCTATGCGTCGCTTCTACGACATGAAACTGCTTCGCAGCAAGACGCCGATATTCGCGCTGACTTGGACGATTATGCACCCAATTGACGAGATGAGTCCTCTGTATGGGTTGACCGCAGAATCTCTAGCAGAGACGAATTTGGATCTAGTAGTAACGCTAACCGGACTTGACGAAACGGTTTCGCAGACTATTCATGCTCGCCACAATTTTGTGGCGCAGGATATTCGATGGAATATGCGTTTTGTCGATATCTTTTCTAGGATGCCGGAGGGGAAACTTGCGATCGACTATACTCACTTTCACGACGTAACACCTGTTTGA
- a CDS encoding GNAT family N-acetyltransferase, translating to MTAMLRDAILRTLQAAEIAGIRAVLVHAISEDAKRFYEKCGFTASAIDPMTLMVKVNDAIVSLGLQ from the coding sequence ATGACTGCTATGCTGCGAGATGCAATTCTTCGCACTCTGCAAGCTGCTGAGATTGCAGGGATACGAGCAGTTCTCGTACACGCCATCTCGGAAGATGCGAAGCGGTTTTATGAGAAGTGTGGGTTTACTGCTTCAGCCATCGATCCGATGACACTCATGGTGAAAGTTAACGATGCCATTGTTTCACTTGGGTTGCAATAA
- a CDS encoding DUF1778 domain-containing protein has translation MYGSGSKGSVSQTRDVTINIRAKQNQRDLIDRAAEIQGKSRSEFMLESAYQKAQDVILDRIFFGLDERKFKEFVALLDAPPMRNEKLQALLTTKSPWD, from the coding sequence ATGTATGGGTCAGGAAGTAAAGGGTCAGTCAGCCAGACCCGCGACGTAACGATCAATATCCGAGCTAAGCAAAATCAACGCGATCTAATTGATCGGGCAGCTGAAATACAGGGCAAGAGTCGCTCGGAGTTCATGCTTGAGTCAGCTTATCAAAAAGCTCAAGATGTGATTCTAGACCGAATTTTTTTTGGGCTAGATGAGCGTAAATTTAAGGAATTTGTGGCGCTGTTGGATGCACCACCTATGCGAAATGAGAAATTACAGGCATTGCTAACAACCAAATCTCCGTGGGATTAG
- a CDS encoding Uma2 family endonuclease, with product MSSLTLNLDTVHLTDEQFYQLCQNNREMKFERSVQGELIVMSPVGGESGNRESDLNADLVIWNRQTKLGYTFSSSTVFKLPNGGDRSPDAAWIQQSLWEELTPEQRRKFPPIAPDFVIELRSATDELKMLRSKMREYLNAGVRLGWLINPQEQQVEIYRLGQEVEVRNLPTELSGEDVLPAFTLNLDRY from the coding sequence ATGAGTTCCTTGACATTAAATCTGGACACCGTTCATCTGACAGACGAGCAATTTTACCAGCTGTGTCAGAATAACCGCGAAATGAAGTTTGAACGCTCTGTACAGGGAGAATTAATTGTTATGTCACCCGTCGGGGGAGAAAGTGGTAATCGGGAATCGGATTTGAATGCCGATTTGGTAATTTGGAATCGTCAAACAAAACTCGGTTATACTTTCAGTTCGTCTACAGTTTTTAAGTTACCGAATGGAGGCGATCGCTCGCCAGATGCTGCTTGGATTCAGCAGTCACTTTGGGAAGAACTCACCCCAGAACAAAGACGCAAATTTCCTCCTATTGCACCAGATTTTGTCATAGAGTTGAGGTCAGCAACGGATGAGCTAAAAATGTTGCGATCGAAGATGCGGGAATACCTCAATGCTGGCGTAAGATTGGGATGGTTAATTAATCCGCAAGAGCAACAAGTCGAAATTTATCGGTTGGGACAAGAGGTGGAAGTGCGAAATCTCCCAACTGAATTATCCGGTGAAGATGTGTTACCTGCATTTACTTTGAATTTAGATCGTTATTGA
- a CDS encoding glycogen/starch/alpha-glucan phosphorylase, translated as MQTVPNPAFECKPIIQVEDDRTGLSLETLKRGFLDNLFYLQGKFPGIATKNDCYMALAYTVRDRLFKRWIDTAQTYTINSSRTVCYLSAEFLMGPHLGNNLINLGIYDQVKQAIEELGLDLDQLLEQEEEPGLGNGGLGRLAACYLDSMATLEIPSLGYGIRYEFGIFEQKIQDGWQVEITDKWLRYGNPWDVARPEWAVEVKLGGHTEVYLDERSRYRVRWIPFQVVKGIPYDTPILGYKVNTANTLRLWAAEAPESFDFDAFNSGDYVKAVQAKMTSENLSKVLYPNDNLSQGKKLRLAQQIFFVSCSLQDMIRIMEGQKIALEKFPEKFVIQLNDTHPSIAVAELMRLLIDEHGMEWEQAWDITTHTFAYTNHTLLPEALERWPLSLFSELLPRHLELIYEINSRFLDDVRIKYPDNLDRVGRMSLIDESGERYIRMANLACVGSFAINGVAALHTELLKKDVLHDFYEMYPEKFNNKTNGITPRRFIVLSNPQLSELIDSKIGDGWVKNLDELRQLEAFAEDPEFRSKFRHIKQSIKQDLANYIKAKSNIEVNANSLFDIHAKRFHEYKRQHLNALHIITLYNRIKANPGLDITPRTFLFGGKAAPGYYIAKLIIKLINSIGDVVNRDPDVRGRLKVVFLEDYSVKFAQRVYPAADLSEQVSTAGKEASGTGNMKFALNGALTIGTLDGANVEIREEVGAENFFLFGLTEEEVNAKKAHGYDPMYYYNTDPELKLAIDRISSGFFSHGDPNLFKPLLDTLLYHDEYMLLADYRSYIECQELVSQAYLDVENWTRMTILNVARMGKFSSDRSIWDYCQDIWKIQPIKIELGQYAQADVNQLKISF; from the coding sequence ATGCAAACTGTACCAAATCCAGCCTTTGAATGTAAGCCGATTATACAGGTAGAAGACGATCGCACCGGGTTGAGTCTCGAAACGCTCAAGCGGGGGTTCTTAGATAACCTTTTCTATCTGCAAGGTAAGTTTCCCGGCATTGCCACGAAAAACGATTGCTACATGGCATTAGCATACACGGTACGCGATCGCTTATTCAAACGCTGGATCGACACTGCCCAAACTTACACAATAAACAGTTCGCGGACAGTGTGTTATCTTTCAGCCGAATTCCTCATGGGGCCCCACCTGGGCAACAACCTGATCAACCTGGGTATCTACGACCAAGTTAAACAAGCCATTGAAGAATTGGGACTCGACCTCGATCAATTACTCGAACAAGAAGAAGAACCAGGACTCGGCAACGGCGGTTTGGGGCGGTTAGCTGCCTGCTACCTCGACTCAATGGCAACCTTAGAGATTCCCTCTCTAGGTTATGGCATCCGCTACGAATTTGGCATCTTTGAGCAAAAAATCCAAGATGGCTGGCAAGTCGAAATCACCGACAAATGGCTGCGCTACGGTAATCCCTGGGATGTAGCCCGTCCAGAATGGGCAGTAGAAGTCAAACTCGGCGGTCATACAGAAGTATATCTTGACGAGCGATCGCGCTACCGAGTCCGCTGGATTCCCTTCCAAGTTGTTAAAGGCATACCCTACGACACACCAATTTTAGGATACAAAGTCAATACTGCCAACACATTAAGATTGTGGGCAGCCGAAGCACCCGAATCCTTCGATTTTGACGCCTTTAACTCTGGCGATTATGTCAAAGCCGTTCAAGCAAAGATGACCTCGGAAAATCTCTCCAAAGTCCTCTACCCCAACGACAATCTTTCCCAAGGTAAAAAATTGCGGCTGGCGCAGCAAATCTTTTTCGTCTCTTGTTCTCTGCAAGACATGATTCGGATTATGGAAGGGCAAAAGATTGCACTGGAAAAATTTCCAGAAAAATTTGTCATTCAACTGAATGATACCCATCCTTCCATCGCCGTTGCAGAACTCATGCGGTTGCTAATCGATGAACACGGAATGGAATGGGAACAAGCTTGGGACATCACTACCCATACTTTCGCTTACACCAACCATACCTTATTACCAGAAGCCTTAGAAAGATGGCCTCTCAGCTTGTTTAGTGAATTATTGCCCCGACACCTCGAACTCATTTACGAAATTAACAGCCGTTTCCTCGACGATGTTCGCATCAAGTATCCCGATAATTTGGATCGAGTCGGGCGAATGTCGCTAATTGACGAAAGCGGCGAACGCTACATCCGCATGGCAAATTTAGCTTGTGTGGGTAGCTTTGCCATTAATGGAGTCGCAGCACTACACACTGAACTACTCAAAAAAGATGTCTTGCACGACTTCTATGAAATGTATCCAGAGAAGTTCAACAACAAGACAAATGGGATCACCCCGCGCCGCTTTATTGTCTTGAGCAATCCCCAACTGTCCGAACTTATTGACAGCAAAATTGGAGATGGCTGGGTCAAGAATTTGGATGAACTTCGCCAGTTAGAAGCTTTTGCTGAAGATCCAGAATTTCGCTCTAAATTCCGGCATATCAAGCAATCAATCAAGCAAGATTTGGCTAACTATATCAAAGCGAAAAGCAACATAGAAGTAAATGCAAATTCACTGTTTGATATTCACGCCAAACGCTTCCATGAATACAAGCGGCAGCACTTAAATGCGCTGCACATTATTACCTTGTACAACCGAATCAAGGCCAATCCTGGACTTGATATTACGCCCAGAACCTTCCTATTTGGTGGCAAAGCAGCCCCCGGATATTACATTGCCAAGTTGATTATTAAGCTAATCAATTCGATCGGGGATGTAGTGAATCGCGATCCAGATGTCAGAGGACGGTTGAAAGTTGTCTTCCTAGAAGATTACAGCGTTAAGTTTGCCCAACGAGTTTATCCTGCGGCAGATTTATCCGAACAAGTTTCGACGGCAGGAAAGGAAGCGTCTGGAACGGGTAACATGAAATTTGCCTTGAATGGGGCGCTAACTATCGGCACGTTGGATGGTGCTAATGTTGAAATCCGTGAAGAGGTGGGGGCAGAAAACTTCTTTTTATTCGGATTAACGGAAGAAGAAGTAAATGCCAAAAAAGCTCACGGGTACGATCCGATGTATTATTACAATACCGATCCCGAATTGAAATTGGCGATCGATCGCATTTCGTCTGGTTTCTTCTCCCACGGCGATCCAAATTTGTTTAAACCTTTGTTGGATACCCTGTTGTATCACGATGAATATATGCTCTTGGCAGACTATCGCTCTTATATAGAATGCCAAGAACTGGTCAGTCAAGCTTATCTAGATGTGGAAAACTGGACTCGGATGACAATTCTAAATGTGGCGAGGATGGGGAAATTCTCTTCCGATCGTTCGATTTGGGATTATTGTCAAGACATTTGGAAGATTCAACCTATCAAGATTGAATTAGGACAATATGCCCAGGCAGATGTCAATCAATTGAAGATCAGTTTTTAG
- a CDS encoding helix-turn-helix transcriptional regulator codes for MAKKPTPHPYSDQQTFDRLMLLIATLIQYPGVGCKEEDESPADGHHDALEQVQNSLQQVARDLNIELPNYSIPTIRKDLETLRRYGILDRRMYRQGYYLGTGAMSRSELRVAFVALASAAKYQGNPQTRRIYQTLNKRLRGLDLELKGQFFYPIREHLNRAINYTDPEEMMAKGKNRNNLFHQLDAVEQAICEGQAIEISRHSDPYQRGNIGLIQVWPLQLIYYDIAWYIIYEYCSNNHLAIGRVNRFKNYCQIITASGRGLAAQQQSLIKAHKLLENGWGLYLGEFDEQKAELEGKLTLEKIKVRFFPAVIPFILEGERRHPRQKVDPFPKDSSIEDLTHVNYTIELPPRSLKEFSLWVYRHMENAQVISPTELVEKHRQAALALVDRYS; via the coding sequence ATGGCCAAAAAACCCACCCCGCACCCCTACTCAGACCAACAAACATTCGATCGGCTAATGCTGCTCATTGCCACCCTCATCCAATACCCCGGCGTCGGCTGTAAAGAGGAAGATGAATCGCCAGCAGATGGACATCACGACGCTCTAGAACAAGTGCAGAATAGCTTACAGCAAGTTGCCCGCGACCTCAATATAGAACTTCCCAACTATTCCATCCCCACCATCCGCAAAGACTTAGAAACCTTGCGACGTTACGGAATACTCGATCGGCGGATGTATCGCCAAGGATATTATCTCGGCACTGGGGCTATGAGTCGATCCGAATTGCGAGTAGCTTTTGTTGCCTTAGCTTCTGCTGCCAAATATCAAGGCAACCCCCAAACGAGACGCATTTATCAAACACTCAACAAACGACTGCGGGGATTAGATTTAGAACTAAAAGGTCAATTCTTTTATCCGATCAGAGAACATCTCAATCGAGCCATCAATTATACTGACCCCGAAGAAATGATGGCTAAAGGTAAGAACCGCAATAATTTATTTCACCAGCTAGATGCAGTCGAACAAGCAATCTGTGAAGGTCAGGCGATCGAAATTTCTCGGCACAGCGACCCCTACCAGCGCGGTAACATCGGCCTTATACAAGTTTGGCCGTTACAATTAATTTATTATGACATTGCCTGGTATATTATTTATGAATACTGCTCAAACAATCACTTAGCGATCGGACGGGTAAATCGGTTTAAAAATTATTGTCAAATTATCACCGCTTCTGGACGCGGTTTAGCCGCACAGCAGCAAAGTTTAATCAAAGCTCATAAACTCTTGGAAAATGGCTGGGGTCTATACTTGGGCGAATTCGATGAACAGAAGGCTGAATTAGAGGGAAAATTGACATTAGAAAAAATCAAGGTGCGTTTTTTTCCAGCCGTAATACCTTTTATCTTAGAAGGCGAACGTCGTCATCCCCGTCAAAAAGTCGATCCATTCCCAAAAGATAGCTCTATAGAAGATCTAACCCATGTCAATTATACAATCGAATTGCCTCCTCGTTCTCTCAAAGAATTTAGCCTTTGGGTTTATCGGCACATGGAAAATGCCCAAGTAATATCGCCGACTGAGTTGGTAGAGAAACATCGCCAAGCAGCTCTAGCTTTGGTCGATCGATACAGTTAG
- the csx18 gene encoding CRISPR-associated protein Csx18, with protein sequence MYLSSRSAFVRNLSVSVVNGSITLIILLIAPLGLVAVIINTLLVMLFSFVTATAADRIVGYLTPQTQEAELLNRANKAEIRQRDADSSNIQ encoded by the coding sequence ATGTATCTCTCTTCTCGTTCTGCTTTCGTGCGTAATTTGTCTGTATCTGTGGTAAATGGCAGCATTACTTTAATCATTTTGCTGATTGCACCTTTGGGTTTAGTTGCTGTGATTATCAATACGCTCTTGGTGATGTTATTTAGCTTTGTGACGGCGACGGCTGCTGATAGAATTGTGGGTTACTTAACGCCGCAAACTCAGGAGGCGGAGTTGTTAAATCGGGCGAATAAAGCTGAGATTCGGCAACGAGATGCCGATAGCAGCAATATTCAATAG
- the cas1 gene encoding CRISPR-associated endonuclease Cas1 gives MLTLYVSQQGCYVSLAQEMLVVKQKDNILGEVQLPLLEQVLIFGKSQVTTQAIRACLWRNIPIAYLSRMGYCYGRILPIERGYRQLSRYQQQLDFPQRLVVAREIVKAKLKNSRVILQRQQRRRGTETIAFAIQSLEYLIGKAGSAETLERLMGYEGAGAASYFSAFAECLENAEFVFLARSRRPPGNPVNAMLSFGYQVLWNHLLALIELQGLDAYQACLHQGTERHAALASDLVEEFRAAIVDSLVLYLVNRRMIDANEDFFYGDGGCFLNDGGRRKYLKAFLQRMEEEIETDEGGKQPKWDLLTQQVKAYKQFVYNPVVGYKPYQIR, from the coding sequence ATGCTGACTCTTTACGTATCGCAACAAGGTTGCTATGTTTCGCTAGCACAAGAAATGTTGGTAGTTAAACAAAAAGACAATATTCTGGGAGAGGTACAGTTACCTTTGCTGGAACAAGTGCTGATTTTCGGTAAATCTCAGGTGACTACTCAAGCTATTCGTGCTTGTTTGTGGCGCAATATTCCGATTGCTTATTTGTCGCGGATGGGCTACTGTTATGGGAGAATTTTACCTATCGAACGGGGATATCGGCAGTTGTCTCGCTATCAGCAGCAATTGGATTTTCCGCAACGGTTGGTGGTGGCGAGAGAGATTGTGAAAGCTAAGTTGAAAAATAGTCGAGTTATCTTGCAACGACAACAACGACGCCGGGGTACGGAAACGATTGCTTTTGCAATTCAAAGTTTAGAATATTTGATTGGGAAAGCTGGGTCAGCGGAAACTCTGGAACGGTTGATGGGATATGAAGGTGCGGGTGCGGCTAGTTATTTTTCGGCTTTTGCGGAATGTTTGGAGAATGCAGAGTTTGTATTTTTGGCGCGTTCCCGTCGTCCGCCGGGAAATCCGGTGAATGCGATGTTGAGTTTTGGTTATCAGGTGTTATGGAATCACTTGTTGGCGTTGATTGAATTGCAGGGACTTGACGCCTATCAAGCTTGTTTGCATCAGGGTACGGAACGCCATGCGGCGCTTGCTTCTGATTTGGTGGAGGAGTTTCGGGCTGCAATTGTTGATTCTTTGGTGCTGTATTTGGTGAATCGGCGGATGATTGATGCAAATGAGGATTTTTTCTATGGGGATGGGGGGTGTTTTTTGAATGATGGTGGTAGGCGTAAGTATTTGAAGGCTTTTTTGCAGCGAATGGAGGAAGAAATAGAGACTGATGAAGGTGGGAAGCAACCTAAGTGGGATTTGTTGACTCAACAGGTGAAGGCTTATAAGCAGTTTGTTTACAATCCGGTTGTGGGTTATAAGCCTTATCAAATTCGATGA
- a CDS encoding RNA-guided endonuclease InsQ/TnpB family protein: protein MIVYEFKLKGKEQQYQAVDDAIRTSQFIRNKCLRFWMDNKGINKYDLSAYTAVLAKEFPFANELNSTARQSSAERCWSGINRFFENCKKKIAGKKGFPRFKKNQRSVEYKKSGWKLSEDRKRITFTDKKGIGSVKLVGTYDLHFYQVEQIQRVRLVKKADGYYCQFCIQVEVKQTLQPTGRAIGIDVGLNHFYTDSQGEKVDNPRFLRKSEKKLKKAQRQVSQKVKGSNNRKKAINRLGRTHLKVSRQRKDFAVKLARCVVMSNDIVAVEDLKVRNMVKNHHLAKSISDAAWSQFREWLEYFALKFGKIVVAVPPHFTSQNCSGCGQIVKKSLSIRTHVCKCGVVLDRDENAAINILIKALRLLGYVSNTVGHTEINACGEMILYLNLETAFKQDCSFKQESPSL from the coding sequence ATGATAGTCTACGAGTTCAAACTCAAAGGAAAAGAACAGCAATATCAAGCCGTTGATGATGCGATACGCACATCGCAATTCATCAGAAACAAATGTTTGCGTTTCTGGATGGATAATAAAGGCATAAACAAATATGACTTAAGTGCTTATACGGCGGTATTAGCTAAAGAATTTCCCTTTGCGAATGAACTTAATTCGACGGCTAGACAATCTTCTGCCGAACGTTGTTGGTCAGGGATTAATAGATTCTTTGAGAACTGCAAAAAGAAGATTGCAGGTAAAAAAGGATTCCCTAGATTCAAGAAGAATCAACGTTCTGTGGAATATAAAAAGTCAGGATGGAAGCTTTCTGAGGACAGGAAGAGGATAACTTTTACTGATAAAAAAGGGATTGGTAGTGTTAAACTCGTCGGCACTTACGACCTACACTTTTACCAAGTTGAACAAATTCAACGAGTAAGACTGGTTAAAAAAGCCGATGGCTATTATTGTCAATTCTGTATCCAAGTAGAAGTTAAACAGACTTTACAACCTACGGGTAGAGCAATTGGTATAGATGTGGGATTGAACCATTTCTATACTGATAGCCAAGGTGAGAAGGTTGACAACCCACGATTTCTAAGAAAGTCGGAGAAGAAATTAAAGAAAGCACAACGTCAAGTTTCTCAAAAGGTTAAAGGCTCAAATAATAGAAAGAAAGCTATTAACCGTTTAGGTAGAACGCATTTAAAAGTCTCACGCCAGCGTAAAGATTTTGCTGTGAAATTAGCAAGATGCGTAGTGATGTCTAATGACATCGTGGCGGTGGAGGACTTAAAGGTGCGAAACATGGTAAAAAATCATCATTTAGCTAAGTCAATTAGCGATGCCGCTTGGTCACAATTTAGGGAATGGCTAGAATATTTTGCACTTAAATTTGGCAAAATTGTTGTAGCTGTTCCGCCTCATTTCACCAGTCAGAATTGTTCGGGTTGTGGGCAGATTGTGAAAAAATCCCTATCTATTCGCACCCACGTTTGTAAATGTGGAGTTGTTTTAGATAGGGATGAAAATGCCGCAATTAATATTTTAATTAAGGCATTAAGATTGCTTGGTTATGTTTCAAATACGGTAGGGCATACCGAAATTAACGCTTGTGGAGAGATGATCCTCTACTTAAATCTGGAAACAGCGTTTAAGCAAGATTGCTCGTTTAAGCAAGAATCCCCGTCCCTTTAG